One Georgenia wutianyii DNA segment encodes these proteins:
- a CDS encoding DHA2 family efflux MFS transporter permease subunit, with amino-acid sequence MANTGTQGPALPDRFVRFRWWGLLAISFGVALIIMDSTIVSVAIPSIVADLGISSTEIQWVQEIYTLLFAALLLTWGRVADRFGRRRIMFIGVAIFIASSVLCVVASSGAHLIIGRAFQGLGGSMILPTTLALLNANFHGRERAIAFAVWGSTIGGMAAFGPLAGGWLIEYASWRWAFGINVPIGLFILAGLLLFVAESRETRGVPGTDVIGALLSIVGFGALVFGLIEGRSYGWWRAEERASFDIGGMSPVPFAFGIAVVALVGFVLWERARDRAGRGVILDLSLFRIPSFANGNVTALIVSFGEFGLILTLPLWFQNVLGFRAFEAGLALVPLAVGSFVASGGVAALSRMLTPVVVVRIGLSLEVLAVLTLAVLIRPDSTPWLTSPVLFVYGIGVGLATAQLTSVVLADVPVERSGQGSATQSTARQTGSALGIAVLGTAFFTTFRTGTESRLADAVATDPSVGQLVDAVIASSGGTISALAADPRTADVAQAARDAMTDGASRAAYVGAAALLLGLLSSLRIRPGVGADQRTVEPDEPATAG; translated from the coding sequence ATGGCGAACACCGGTACGCAGGGTCCGGCACTGCCTGACCGTTTCGTGCGCTTCCGATGGTGGGGGCTGCTCGCGATCAGCTTCGGCGTCGCGCTCATCATCATGGACTCGACGATCGTCTCGGTCGCGATCCCCTCGATCGTCGCGGACCTCGGCATCTCGAGCACGGAGATCCAGTGGGTCCAGGAGATCTACACCCTGCTGTTCGCCGCCCTGCTGCTCACCTGGGGCCGCGTCGCCGACCGCTTCGGCCGGCGACGCATCATGTTCATCGGCGTCGCGATCTTCATCGCCTCGAGCGTGCTGTGCGTCGTCGCCTCCAGCGGCGCGCACCTCATCATCGGGCGCGCCTTCCAGGGCCTCGGCGGCTCGATGATCCTGCCGACCACCCTGGCCCTGCTCAACGCGAACTTCCACGGCCGGGAGCGGGCCATCGCCTTCGCCGTGTGGGGCTCGACGATCGGCGGCATGGCCGCCTTCGGCCCGCTCGCCGGCGGCTGGCTCATCGAGTACGCGAGCTGGCGGTGGGCCTTCGGCATCAACGTCCCCATCGGCCTGTTCATCCTCGCCGGCCTGCTCCTGTTCGTCGCCGAGTCGCGGGAGACCCGGGGGGTGCCGGGGACCGACGTGATCGGCGCGCTGCTGTCCATCGTCGGCTTCGGCGCGCTCGTCTTCGGCCTCATCGAGGGGCGGAGCTACGGGTGGTGGCGGGCCGAGGAGCGTGCCTCCTTCGACATCGGCGGGATGTCGCCCGTCCCGTTCGCGTTCGGGATCGCGGTCGTCGCGCTGGTCGGTTTCGTCCTGTGGGAGCGGGCCCGGGACCGGGCCGGCAGGGGCGTCATCCTCGACCTGTCGCTCTTCCGCATCCCCTCCTTCGCCAACGGCAACGTCACCGCGCTCATCGTGAGCTTCGGGGAGTTCGGCCTCATCCTCACCCTGCCGCTGTGGTTCCAGAACGTGCTCGGGTTCCGCGCGTTCGAGGCCGGCCTCGCCCTCGTCCCCCTCGCCGTCGGCTCGTTCGTCGCGAGCGGCGGCGTGGCGGCGCTCTCGCGCATGCTCACCCCGGTCGTCGTCGTGCGGATCGGACTCAGCCTGGAGGTCCTCGCCGTCCTCACCCTCGCCGTGCTCATCCGCCCCGACAGCACCCCGTGGCTCACCTCCCCGGTCCTGTTCGTCTACGGGATCGGCGTCGGCCTGGCGACCGCCCAGCTCACCAGCGTCGTGCTCGCCGACGTGCCCGTCGAGCGCAGCGGGCAGGGCTCGGCGACGCAGAGCACCGCCCGGCAGACCGGCTCGGCCCTCGGCATCGCCGTGCTCGGCACCGCCTTCTTCACCACGTTCCGGACGGGGACGGAGAGCCGGCTCGCCGACGCCGTCGCCACCGACCCGAGCGTCGGGCAGCTCGTCGACGCGGTGATCGCCAGCTCGGGTGGCACGATCTCGGCGCTCGCGGCCGACCCGCGGACGGCGGACGTCGCGCAGGCAGCGCGCGACGCGATGACCGACGGCGCCTCGCGCGCGGCGTACGTGGGCGCCGCCGCCCTCCTCCTCGGGCTGCTCTCCAGCCTCCGGATCCGCCCGGGCGTGGGCGCCGACCAGCGGACGGTCGAGCCCGACGAGCCGGCCACGGCCGGCTGA
- a CDS encoding ABC transporter ATP-binding protein, which yields MLTTTMPVTAGRAAARVELRGVGRTFAPRTPAGRPRTVLTGVDLMVEPGEILALLGASGCGKSTLLRQVCGLDVPTSGELHIDGKPVTGADPRCAVAFQEPRLLPWRSLRRNVALGLPPGTPRATGAARAEELLALVGLADRAEDRPRQVSGGMAQRASLARALARDPGVLLLDEPFGALDALTRLRMQDLLLDLHAAQPTTVLLVTHDVEEALYLADRVVLLGPAVPGGPSTVRTVVTVPGARPRDRGSARLTHLRAELLDGLGVPTHHA from the coding sequence ATGCTCACGACGACAATGCCCGTGACGGCGGGCCGGGCTGCGGCCCGTGTCGAGCTGCGGGGCGTGGGGCGGACCTTCGCCCCCCGCACCCCCGCCGGCCGGCCGCGGACCGTGCTCACCGGCGTCGACCTCATGGTCGAGCCCGGTGAGATCCTCGCGCTGCTCGGCGCCTCCGGCTGCGGGAAGTCGACCCTGCTGCGTCAGGTGTGCGGCCTGGACGTCCCGACGAGCGGGGAGCTGCACATCGACGGGAAGCCGGTGACCGGTGCCGACCCCCGCTGCGCCGTCGCCTTCCAGGAGCCGCGGCTGCTGCCGTGGCGCAGCCTGCGGCGCAACGTCGCCCTCGGCCTCCCGCCGGGTACGCCCCGCGCGACCGGGGCCGCCCGGGCGGAGGAGCTGCTCGCGCTCGTCGGCCTCGCCGACCGCGCAGAGGACCGCCCGCGGCAGGTGTCCGGCGGGATGGCCCAGCGGGCCTCGCTCGCCCGCGCGCTCGCCCGCGACCCCGGCGTGCTGCTGCTCGACGAGCCGTTCGGCGCGCTCGACGCCCTCACCCGGCTGCGGATGCAGGACCTGCTGCTCGACCTCCACGCCGCACAGCCCACGACCGTCCTCCTCGTCACCCACGACGTCGAGGAGGCCCTGTACCTCGCCGACCGCGTCGTCCTTCTCGGACCCGCCGTGCCCGGCGGCCCGAGCACCGTGCGCACCGTCGTCACCGTGCCGGGCGCCCGTCCCCGCGACCGGGGCAGCGCCCGGCTCACCCACCTGCGCGCCGAGCTGCTCGACGGCCTCGGCGTCCCCACCCACCACGCCTGA
- a CDS encoding aliphatic sulfonate ABC transporter substrate-binding protein, with amino-acid sequence MTIRTVTTAVLLAAAGGLVLSGCVAGEGSAVARDDDAGDTWSADTLTVDFATYNPLSLVVREQGWLEETLGPDVTVEWVQSAGSNKANELLRSGAADVASTAGSAALLARANGSPIHTIALFDQPEWSAIVVPKGSDVTSVTDLAGRSVAATRGTDPYFFLLQSLEEHGVDLADVEVQNLQHADGRVALENGAVDAWAGLDPIMADTELNAGSRLVYRNVDFNTYGFLNARADFLAESPDLAQVVVDAYERARGWVADNPEETVAILAEVAGIEPDVAEKVVLERTNLGIDAVPGEAQRAVLEVVGPIFVETGDVRSQEQIDEALDTLLVDTYARRADPAGAGGAG; translated from the coding sequence ATGACCATCCGTACCGTGACCACCGCGGTTCTCCTCGCCGCCGCCGGCGGCCTCGTGCTCAGCGGCTGCGTGGCCGGCGAGGGCTCCGCCGTCGCCCGTGACGACGACGCCGGCGACACCTGGAGCGCCGACACCCTCACCGTCGACTTCGCCACCTACAACCCGCTGAGCCTGGTCGTCCGCGAGCAGGGCTGGCTGGAGGAGACCCTGGGACCGGACGTCACGGTCGAGTGGGTCCAGTCCGCCGGCTCGAACAAGGCCAACGAGCTGCTCCGCTCGGGGGCGGCCGACGTCGCCTCGACCGCCGGCTCCGCCGCGCTCCTCGCGCGGGCCAACGGCTCGCCCATCCACACGATCGCGCTCTTCGACCAGCCGGAGTGGTCGGCCATCGTCGTGCCGAAGGGCTCGGACGTCACCTCCGTCACCGACCTCGCCGGCCGGTCGGTCGCCGCGACCCGCGGCACCGACCCGTACTTCTTCCTCCTGCAGAGCCTGGAGGAGCACGGCGTGGACCTCGCGGACGTCGAGGTGCAGAACCTCCAGCACGCCGACGGGCGGGTGGCGCTGGAGAACGGCGCCGTCGACGCGTGGGCGGGGCTGGACCCGATCATGGCGGACACCGAGCTCAACGCCGGCTCCCGGCTCGTCTACCGCAACGTCGACTTCAACACCTACGGCTTCCTCAACGCCCGCGCGGACTTCCTCGCGGAGTCCCCGGACCTCGCGCAGGTCGTCGTCGACGCCTACGAGCGGGCGCGCGGGTGGGTGGCGGACAACCCGGAGGAGACGGTCGCGATCCTCGCCGAGGTGGCCGGGATCGAGCCCGACGTCGCGGAGAAGGTCGTCCTCGAGCGGACCAACCTCGGGATCGACGCGGTGCCCGGGGAGGCGCAGCGGGCCGTCCTCGAGGTCGTCGGGCCGATCTTCGTCGAGACCGGCGACGTCCGCTCCCAGGAGCAGATCGACGAGGCACTCGACACCCTCCTCGTGGACACCTACGCCCGCCGGGCCGACCCGGCCGGCGCGGGCGGCGCGGGCTGA
- a CDS encoding ABC transporter permease, protein MAATVEGAARPVVVPVGEERAVPAPGPTRVHRWHRLAAVVVPLALLGLWHLLTAVTGTFAPYQLPSPAAVWAAGTELAADGTLWTHVAISTQRVLLGFAVGAAAGLAVGALVGLSRWADTLLAGTVGALRAVPSLAWVPLLILWIGINEDSKVTLIAIGAFFPVYTTVASALRHVDPHLVEVGRAYGYRGVGLLARVQLPAVTPAVAAGLRLALAQSWLFLVAAELIASSMGLGFLLTDSQNNGRVDRILLAILALAVLGKATDGLLGVAERRLAKRW, encoded by the coding sequence ATGGCCGCGACCGTCGAGGGCGCTGCCCGCCCCGTCGTCGTCCCGGTGGGCGAGGAGCGGGCGGTGCCGGCCCCCGGCCCCACGCGCGTTCACCGGTGGCACCGGCTGGCGGCCGTCGTCGTCCCGCTCGCGCTGCTCGGGCTGTGGCACCTCCTCACCGCCGTCACCGGCACCTTCGCGCCCTACCAGCTGCCCTCACCGGCGGCGGTGTGGGCCGCCGGCACCGAGCTCGCCGCCGACGGCACCCTGTGGACGCACGTGGCCATCTCCACCCAGCGCGTGCTGCTCGGCTTCGCGGTCGGCGCGGCGGCGGGCCTGGCGGTGGGAGCGCTCGTCGGCCTGTCGCGGTGGGCCGACACCCTGCTCGCCGGGACGGTCGGGGCGCTGCGCGCAGTCCCGTCCCTCGCCTGGGTGCCGCTGCTCATCCTGTGGATCGGCATCAACGAGGACTCCAAGGTCACGCTCATCGCCATCGGCGCCTTCTTCCCCGTCTACACGACGGTGGCGTCCGCGCTGCGGCACGTCGACCCGCACCTCGTCGAGGTCGGCCGGGCCTACGGGTACCGGGGGGTCGGGCTGCTCGCGCGCGTCCAGCTCCCGGCCGTCACCCCGGCCGTCGCCGCCGGGCTGCGCCTCGCCCTCGCGCAGAGCTGGCTGTTCCTCGTCGCGGCCGAGCTCATCGCCTCGTCGATGGGACTGGGCTTCCTCCTCACCGACTCCCAGAACAACGGCCGGGTCGACCGGATCCTCCTCGCCATCCTCGCCCTCGCCGTCCTCGGCAAGGCGACCGACGGGCTGCTCGGGGTGGCCGAGCGACGGCTCGCCAAACGCTGGTGA
- a CDS encoding VOC family protein codes for MVMTLGMVTFDTTDANRLADWWAEQTGGEVVERNDGWFAMVAVPSLPVRLAFQKVADPTPGKNRVHLDLSCQDLDAEVDRLLDAGATLVERRGDESFRWVTLADPHGNVFCVAEESGHS; via the coding sequence ATGGTGATGACCCTGGGCATGGTGACCTTCGACACGACCGACGCGAACCGTCTCGCCGACTGGTGGGCGGAGCAGACGGGCGGTGAGGTGGTCGAGCGCAACGATGGCTGGTTCGCCATGGTGGCCGTCCCGTCGCTGCCGGTGCGGCTGGCGTTCCAGAAGGTCGCCGACCCCACGCCGGGCAAGAACCGGGTGCACCTCGACCTCTCGTGCCAGGACCTGGACGCCGAGGTCGACCGCCTGCTCGACGCCGGCGCCACGCTCGTCGAGCGCCGCGGGGACGAGAGCTTCCGGTGGGTCACCCTCGCCGACCCGCACGGCAACGTCTTCTGCGTGGCCGAGGAGTCCGGGCACTCCTGA
- a CDS encoding maleylpyruvate isomerase family mycothiol-dependent enzyme, with translation MEGSGSGHWGDAFGVPLDVRPLFPEQRASFLDLLEGLTAEEWAAPALPGWSVQDVVAHVLHDHVRRLAATRDGHRVALPPGGSLPERLDAANEAFVAVARQVSPRLLIDLLVHLGPQLDTLWAGQDLHARADADVSWASAGACPRWLDLARELTELWVHEQQVRDAVRRPGGDRPHLLAPVVDTFARALPFSLRQVERPVGTRARLSITGPAGGTWDAVRKEGRWTPGPVQGLPDAEVVLDPDTFWRLAARRLGPADARDRAEVRGDGALTAAMTSLLGVVRAPDEPR, from the coding sequence GTGGAGGGCTCGGGCAGCGGTCACTGGGGCGACGCGTTCGGCGTGCCGCTCGACGTGCGGCCCCTCTTCCCGGAGCAGCGCGCGTCCTTCCTCGACCTGCTCGAGGGCCTCACCGCCGAGGAGTGGGCCGCGCCGGCGCTGCCGGGCTGGAGCGTCCAGGACGTCGTCGCGCACGTGCTCCACGACCACGTCCGCCGGCTGGCCGCCACGCGTGACGGCCACCGGGTGGCGCTGCCGCCGGGAGGCTCGCTGCCCGAGCGGCTCGACGCCGCCAACGAGGCGTTCGTCGCCGTCGCGCGGCAGGTGAGCCCTCGCCTGCTCATCGACCTCCTCGTCCATCTCGGGCCCCAGCTCGACACGCTGTGGGCCGGTCAGGACCTCCACGCCCGCGCCGACGCCGACGTCTCCTGGGCGAGCGCCGGCGCCTGCCCGCGCTGGCTCGACCTGGCCCGGGAGCTCACCGAGCTGTGGGTCCACGAGCAGCAGGTCCGCGACGCCGTCAGGCGCCCTGGCGGCGACCGGCCACACCTCCTGGCGCCCGTCGTCGACACCTTCGCGCGTGCCCTCCCGTTCAGCCTGCGGCAGGTCGAGCGACCGGTCGGCACCCGTGCCCGCCTCAGCATCACCGGGCCCGCCGGCGGCACCTGGGACGCCGTCCGGAAGGAGGGCCGGTGGACCCCCGGACCGGTTCAGGGTCTCCCGGACGCCGAGGTCGTCCTCGACCCCGACACCTTCTGGCGGCTGGCGGCGCGCAGGCTCGGCCCGGCCGACGCGCGGGACCGGGCCGAGGTCCGCGGCGACGGCGCCCTCACCGCCGCCATGACCTCACTCCTCGGTGTCGTGCGGGCACCCGACGAGCCCCGGTGA
- a CDS encoding HNH endonuclease signature motif containing protein yields the protein MTGPSTPPGPDDPLAALAEVAATLSTLAGTEWHGLPGQAVHDALDLLEQSARRLEAARSAVLTAAEANGLWALHGSRTFAAWLRARTGSTAAAAARQVREARALRDHLPVTRAALGAGRLGAQHTTVLVRETTRTARLRSHLADPEVGERFLVEQAQEMDAGTFTSLVQAWAVAADPEGADRAWREADGKEELTLSPTTGGWQVRGWLDDVSGQVVSTALGAHAGRKGAEDERTPAQRRAAALVSLAHQSLDAGAQRTAARIRPHLTVTVSLELLRALAAATGSAVPAHGPGLSAGPLGLPAQLALSAPGGPQDPARPQAPGSVAAGGPVEVGPEASSWVERWRTGDDHVISTALDPASLRGLAPATLEDGTPVAPALLARLACESQLSRVVFGPDSTVLDAGRDKRIFPANQVRAIIARDRHCQWPGCDEPPGFGEVHHSLWWALHRGRTDVEHGVLLCWHHHDWVHARQVTITRSSGRWWFHDRNGRQVTAPGPGP from the coding sequence GTGACCGGACCGTCCACCCCGCCTGGCCCGGACGACCCGCTCGCGGCGCTCGCCGAGGTGGCTGCCACCCTGTCCACCCTCGCGGGGACCGAGTGGCACGGGCTGCCCGGCCAGGCCGTCCACGACGCGCTCGACCTCCTCGAGCAGTCCGCGCGGCGTCTGGAGGCGGCCCGCTCAGCCGTCCTCACCGCCGCGGAGGCGAACGGGCTGTGGGCCCTGCACGGCTCGCGGACGTTCGCCGCCTGGCTGCGTGCTCGCACGGGCTCGACGGCCGCGGCGGCCGCACGCCAGGTCCGCGAGGCGCGGGCGCTGCGTGACCACCTGCCGGTGACGCGGGCGGCGCTGGGTGCGGGACGACTCGGTGCCCAGCACACCACCGTTCTCGTGCGGGAGACCACCCGCACGGCCCGGCTCCGGTCCCACCTGGCCGACCCCGAGGTCGGGGAGCGGTTCCTCGTCGAGCAGGCGCAGGAGATGGACGCCGGGACGTTCACCTCGCTCGTCCAGGCCTGGGCGGTCGCGGCCGACCCGGAGGGCGCGGACCGCGCGTGGCGCGAGGCCGACGGCAAGGAGGAGCTCACCCTCTCCCCCACCACCGGCGGGTGGCAGGTGCGCGGCTGGCTCGACGACGTCTCCGGCCAGGTCGTCTCCACCGCGCTCGGCGCCCACGCCGGACGCAAGGGCGCCGAGGACGAGCGCACCCCCGCCCAGCGGCGCGCCGCTGCCCTCGTCTCGCTGGCCCACCAGTCGCTCGACGCCGGCGCGCAGCGGACGGCCGCCCGCATCCGCCCGCACCTCACCGTCACCGTGTCCCTCGAGCTGCTCCGGGCGCTGGCCGCGGCCACCGGGTCCGCAGTCCCCGCGCACGGTCCCGGTCTGTCGGCAGGCCCGCTCGGGCTGCCCGCCCAGCTCGCGCTGAGCGCGCCGGGCGGTCCGCAGGACCCCGCCCGTCCCCAGGCGCCCGGGTCGGTCGCGGCCGGTGGGCCGGTGGAGGTCGGTCCCGAGGCGAGCTCGTGGGTGGAGCGCTGGCGGACGGGGGACGACCACGTCATCTCCACCGCCCTGGACCCCGCCTCGCTGCGCGGGCTCGCTCCCGCCACCCTCGAGGACGGCACCCCCGTCGCACCGGCGCTGCTGGCCCGCCTGGCGTGCGAGTCACAGCTCTCGCGGGTGGTGTTCGGGCCGGACTCCACGGTGCTGGACGCGGGGCGCGACAAGCGCATCTTCCCCGCCAACCAGGTACGGGCGATCATCGCCCGCGACAGGCACTGCCAGTGGCCCGGCTGCGACGAGCCGCCCGGTTTCGGCGAGGTCCACCACTCGCTGTGGTGGGCGCTGCACCGGGGCCGCACCGACGTCGAGCACGGGGTGCTCCTGTGCTGGCACCACCACGACTGGGTCCACGCCCGCCAGGTCACCATCACCCGGTCCTCCGGCCGGTGGTGGTTCCACGACCGCAACGGCCGGCAAGTCACCGCTCCCGGACCTGGCCCCTGA
- a CDS encoding YciI family protein, whose amino-acid sequence MRYLMLICHDAEVHPGQEELAADPDHQRWLADVTGRGAFLGGDRLRPAETATSVRVRDGRTLVTDGPFAETKEFVGGYVLLECADLDEALEIAAAHPFARRGTVEVRPVWEP is encoded by the coding sequence ATGCGGTATCTCATGCTCATCTGCCACGACGCCGAGGTCCACCCCGGCCAGGAGGAGCTCGCCGCCGATCCGGACCACCAGCGGTGGCTCGCCGACGTCACCGGGCGCGGCGCGTTCCTCGGCGGCGACCGGCTGCGCCCGGCGGAGACCGCGACGAGCGTCCGCGTGCGTGACGGACGCACGCTCGTCACCGACGGCCCGTTCGCCGAGACGAAGGAGTTCGTCGGCGGCTACGTCCTCCTCGAGTGCGCCGACCTCGACGAGGCGCTCGAGATCGCCGCCGCCCACCCGTTCGCCCGCCGCGGCACCGTCGAGGTCCGGCCGGTGTGGGAGCCATGA
- a CDS encoding RNA polymerase sigma factor — protein MTSDGHDAVSDAVTEAFHAEWSQVVATLILRTGDWDLAEDAAQEAFTIAVDRWRREGVPRNPGAWLTTTAYHWAVDRLRREAVGAAKHAEVDRLAGQRAPTVECPEDDRLRLVFTCCHPALALDARVALTLRAVAGLTTAEVARAFLVPEATMSQRLVRAKRKIRQAGIPYRVPPPERLAERTAGVLAVVYLLFTEGHAASSGTSLLRKDLTAEAVRLGRLLLGLLPTDPEVRGLLALMLLHESRRPARTDAAGALVPLERQDRTRWDQDLVVAGTALLEEALAAGRPGTYQVQAAIAACHASAPDAESTDWPQVAALYGMLADLSPSPVVELNRAVAVAMAQGPSAGLRIVDELGTSGALDGYHLLPATRADLLRRLGRDPEARAAYRKALELARTDAERGYLASRLAEVGGPGQNT, from the coding sequence ATGACGTCCGACGGGCACGACGCCGTCTCGGACGCGGTCACCGAGGCGTTCCACGCCGAGTGGTCGCAGGTGGTCGCGACGCTCATCCTCCGCACGGGCGACTGGGACCTCGCGGAGGACGCCGCCCAGGAAGCGTTCACCATCGCCGTGGACCGGTGGCGACGTGAGGGTGTGCCGCGAAACCCCGGCGCATGGCTGACGACGACGGCGTACCACTGGGCGGTGGACCGGCTGCGGCGCGAGGCGGTCGGCGCCGCGAAGCACGCGGAGGTGGACCGGCTCGCCGGGCAGCGCGCGCCGACGGTCGAGTGCCCGGAGGACGACCGGCTGCGGCTGGTCTTCACCTGCTGCCACCCCGCGCTCGCCCTCGACGCACGGGTCGCTCTCACCCTGCGCGCCGTGGCAGGGCTGACGACGGCGGAGGTGGCCCGCGCCTTCCTCGTCCCCGAGGCGACGATGTCCCAGCGCCTCGTCCGCGCCAAGCGGAAGATCCGCCAGGCGGGCATCCCCTACCGTGTCCCTCCCCCCGAGCGCCTGGCGGAGCGGACCGCCGGGGTCCTCGCCGTCGTCTACCTCCTCTTCACCGAGGGGCACGCCGCGAGCTCGGGCACGAGCCTCCTCCGCAAGGACCTCACGGCCGAGGCCGTGCGCCTGGGTCGGCTCCTCCTCGGGTTGCTCCCGACCGACCCCGAGGTCCGCGGCCTGCTCGCACTCATGCTCCTCCACGAGTCGCGCCGGCCGGCGCGCACCGACGCCGCCGGCGCGCTGGTCCCGCTCGAGCGCCAGGACCGTACCCGCTGGGACCAGGACCTCGTCGTCGCAGGCACGGCGCTCCTCGAGGAGGCGCTGGCGGCCGGGCGGCCCGGGACGTACCAGGTGCAGGCGGCGATCGCGGCCTGCCACGCCTCGGCCCCCGACGCGGAGAGCACCGACTGGCCGCAGGTCGCCGCGCTGTACGGGATGCTCGCCGACCTGTCCCCCTCACCGGTCGTCGAGCTCAACCGCGCCGTCGCCGTCGCCATGGCGCAGGGACCTTCCGCCGGTCTGCGGATCGTCGACGAGCTCGGAACCTCCGGCGCGCTCGACGGCTACCACCTGCTTCCCGCGACGCGTGCCGACCTGCTGCGCCGGCTCGGGCGCGACCCGGAGGCGCGGGCCGCCTACCGCAAGGCGCTCGAGCTGGCCCGCACGGACGCCGAGCGCGGGTACCTCGCCTCCCGGCTCGCCGAGGTGGGCGGGCCGGGTCAGAACACGTAG
- a CDS encoding pyridoxamine 5'-phosphate oxidase family protein has translation MRTPDTSLDPRFSDPDAVPTPWSTAVDALATAQLCWLTTVRRDGRPHVTPLVAVALDDAVHFCSGPAEQKTLNLRHDPHVALLTGSTEWDRGLDVVLEGRAVRTTEQQVLRRLAGAWGEKWDGQWQFDVRDGAFRHADGGEALVFTVTPDRAFAFAKNPFGQTRYVF, from the coding sequence ATGCGCACGCCGGACACCTCCCTCGACCCACGCTTCAGCGACCCCGATGCCGTGCCGACACCGTGGTCGACGGCCGTCGACGCCCTCGCGACGGCCCAGCTGTGCTGGCTCACGACGGTGCGGCGGGACGGACGGCCGCACGTCACCCCGCTCGTGGCCGTCGCGCTCGACGACGCGGTGCACTTCTGCTCGGGCCCTGCCGAGCAGAAGACCCTCAACCTCAGGCACGACCCGCACGTCGCGCTCCTCACCGGCTCGACGGAGTGGGACCGCGGGCTGGACGTCGTGCTCGAGGGGCGGGCGGTCCGCACGACGGAGCAGCAGGTGTTGCGCCGACTCGCCGGGGCGTGGGGCGAGAAGTGGGACGGCCAGTGGCAGTTCGACGTGAGGGACGGGGCCTTCCGGCATGCCGACGGCGGTGAGGCGCTGGTCTTCACGGTGACGCCGGACCGGGCGTTCGCCTTCGCCAAGAACCCGTTCGGACAGACTCGCTACGTGTTCTGA
- a CDS encoding SDR family NAD(P)-dependent oxidoreductase encodes MLLTDKTAVVYGGAGAIGSAVARTFAAEGAVVHLAGRTLATLEEVAGEIRAAGGQAHAAVVDALDGGSVAQHAAAVIAESGGIDVSLNAVGVDHVQGVPLTELRLADFELPVRTYTRTNFLTATTVARHMGRRGSGVVLLLSTTAARVAMATDGFGPANAAVEALAVQLAGEVGPRGVRVVALRPDGIPETARHGSHVARVWARMAERAGMTLAELLESPGAPNGLLPGPVRIQDVADAAAFLASDRAGGLTATTLNLSGGAVLG; translated from the coding sequence ATGCTGCTCACCGACAAGACGGCCGTCGTCTACGGCGGAGCGGGTGCGATCGGCTCCGCCGTAGCGCGCACCTTCGCCGCCGAGGGTGCCGTCGTGCACCTCGCCGGGCGCACCCTGGCCACCCTGGAGGAGGTCGCGGGCGAGATCCGCGCCGCCGGCGGGCAGGCGCACGCAGCCGTCGTCGACGCACTGGACGGCGGCTCGGTGGCACAGCACGCGGCCGCCGTCATCGCGGAGTCGGGAGGCATCGACGTCAGTCTCAACGCCGTCGGGGTCGACCACGTCCAGGGCGTGCCCCTCACCGAGCTGCGTCTCGCCGACTTCGAGCTGCCGGTCCGCACGTACACGCGCACGAACTTCCTCACCGCGACGACGGTGGCGCGTCACATGGGACGGCGCGGCAGCGGGGTCGTCCTCCTGCTGTCGACGACCGCCGCGCGCGTCGCGATGGCGACCGACGGCTTCGGCCCGGCGAACGCGGCGGTCGAGGCGCTCGCCGTCCAGCTCGCGGGGGAGGTCGGGCCGCGGGGCGTCCGTGTCGTCGCGCTGCGCCCCGACGGGATCCCGGAGACAGCACGTCACGGCTCCCACGTCGCCAGGGTGTGGGCACGGATGGCCGAACGCGCGGGGATGACCCTCGCCGAGCTGCTCGAGTCACCCGGCGCGCCGAACGGCCTGCTGCCCGGGCCGGTGCGCATCCAGGACGTCGCGGACGCCGCGGCGTTCCTCGCCTCCGACAGGGCCGGCGGCCTCACCGCGACGACCCTCAACCTCAGCGGCGGCGCGGTGCTCGGATGA